The sequence TTCACAAAATGAGGACTCATGGCTTTGTTTCGCTAtcgcaaaatgtaaaaagtctCACTCGTTCGTGATTCTGCATATTAGGAGGAAAGTTCAGCCAAAACTTAATGCACAGGCACAGAATCTGTACAAGTGATCGAAtatttatgaagaaatatattatattaccaGAATTTGTGtagaaatattactttataaaagtaaCACGTTACTgtgattttttgtaaaaagtaactCATTATTGTTACtcgttattgattttaaaaagcaaCTGTTACCATTAGTTAGAAAGTGGTTCAttaggttttttaaattttaatgacttttctttaaaatggcATCCAATTGTCCAAAATGTTTGACCAGTTCAATGATACCTATATTGGTTTTGGCTAATCGAAACATAATCCAtaagcataaattttatatttataaaataatgcttAAAAAGTAAAGGtaaaattacgataaaatttgttactgtaaaatataacattaccATTACTGTTGCAAGTAATAATAGTTATCAAAAAAGTAATGGTAATGACGTTACCATCAAGTTATTTCCCAACCCTATGTATGGTATGTAACGCGAATTGGAGAAATACATTCAATCTTTTTGAGACGTCACGATGCTTCTCTGTACAAATCACACTTAATCAgacataatgtattaacgagaaaatcttaatttacaaatcgaTCTCTGTAactataaagataatatcttaaaattcaatataatacaTGACAAGAATGAATCTTTGATTTAACAGTAGGATCCCGCTATTACTAATACACAATAATAATGGGATTCtgctattattaatatcaaataacaCATCTCAAAGTCGGCGTACCACTTTGCAGAATCAGTAtccttttctaaaatttcacACAAATGCCTTGCgaatataaatgtagaagtaAGTACTACACAACATGTAAGACAAGAATGTAACTAGAAAAACGTACAAATAAAGGAGTAGATTTCTCGTGATTTTTGTACATCTCGAATGTGAAGAAAGATTAATCTTGCATATCTATATGTGATCTGTATTGTAACCTCAAGGGTGGGTCCCGGAACCTCCATCTCGTCACATAGACAAACTTTAGTGTGTGATCTTTACCTAACAATTCGTTATTGCACAAAATATCGATCTacagagaaatataaatagattaatGAATGacaataatgaatattttatggaGTTATCACCAGATATACTTACATCTCTATATTTCTCCATGCCATTTAAAACTTTcttcgcaataaattttttcatatgcGTTATCGTAGCTTGAGCCGAACACCTGATAAATCTTCTTTTTAAAGTCTTCAAGCTTGAATTTGTGCACTCCAAACATACGTTAACCTGCGTATttgatacattaattttattcaatgttGGGCAATAatcaattgatttatttattaactaaaataatcTAGAAATATACctaatcataattaatataatgaattaatgaaattgtcaaacaattttgtgtaattaagTCAATTAAGTTTTCCTTTAGCTAAagtaattgattaaaaatctatGGCAAATAAGTAATAGTACAatcatgattaatttaattattaaaattaaaaaaaacttgattataaaaatttttttaattatttcaaaaattgtattattattttttaatcggcaatagttaattatttttaattaatcactcgaattaacaaaaattacatgatttattttaaatatatacaatttattttttaatcaattaatgtctaagatttatttcactaaaaaattttaatcaattataatcaagaattaaatttttagtcgTAGTTATTaatcgataaatttattagatttttcgCAACTTTATTCtcaatattctatttttgtaaacCTGTATTTTCGAGACTGCAATTACCTGTTCGTCGGCACGATGATAATCTGATTCCGCATGTGCATCTGCGTTGGCTTTTTCTTCCTCGATTTCGCCAGCGTTAGGTAAAACGTCTTTAGGACAAGGCAGACCTCTGGCTCTGTAAAAGTCTCTTTCCCTTTTGATTTCATCTAAAATAAAGaacattaacaattaaaaagagaaagtcCTTCGATACAAAAAGGCTGGAAATCGAAATacttaagattaataaaagaactaataataatagtatttaattaagagatattattcatttactttattttttatttaatttccaaaaatGTCTGGCTTACAATAGCTTCCAGTTATATTCTTTCCTGtactcatatttttttattacattattacataacttaatatagaaaatttaattcaacttTTAATTGACAACATGTTGGTACAAAATTAGAAGTAAATTGATAATGCattctctttatatatttatggcaAAATAAACAATGGACAAGTTATCGCAAATCATTTCTGCGATAACATAATACTATTCTTATAAAGTTCTATTTAAatcatacaaatattacaatatggaaaaggaaaaatttaattcaagaacacaaatcaattttttatcctGTCATGTTAATGTTCttcattttaagaaaataaatataagttgtattagttaaaaaatttttggttaatatatcacatatctttttaattaataataagtaacttgttacaataaaataatttaaatcaatatatgtAAAGAAGGGATATGTTGATACCAATAGGTAATTTATATGTGACATGTTCATCCTGTTATCGAAGCAAAGTTGCCTAGTGCagtatgtttatattttatttattactatatagaactgtatcatatataaaattatttttagcataaaaatgtagaaagatTTTGCCTATCACATTAGTATAGTTCAATCacaacaattgtttaaaatatcgcGTACTAAAATTGTGCCAACAAGCTTCAGTCTCctttatatttaagtaaaaatgtatatgaacctattcttatttatctcctaacataattttcttttcactttctgattaagaaatattgttattcaAGTAAATAgatcaaaaattgaaaacataattataattgtatttttatattcaaattaaacaatttagagaatttttaggtaaaatattaattattgattcatatgtatattttaaataaacaaatgcgctattattaataaaataattggaaatatataaaaatatatcatgtaaactaatgtaaaatataggTATATCATTCGAGCTCTTACTTTCTTGGAGATCAGGAACCAATTTGTAAACAATATCCTGCATAGTTCTGTCGAAGCTGATGTACTGTAGCGGATGTGACTGATGTATGACAATTTGGCATGTCGGACAGGTGTGCTTCTCCTCGAGGTGTTTCACCAGACAGCTCTTGCAGAATGTGTGTAAACATTCGGTGACCGTGGTAGCATCAATCAAATATCCGCGGCATATCTTGCATGTTATGTGACTGTTCAGAGTTTTCAGCTTTATCCTTCTCTCCATGGCATCGATAATCACCATTTAACTGCGAGAGATGTTATCTGGAACGGTGAATATAACGGTTATGCGTTAATTAAACGGTTATTAATACTTGAAGGCTACCGGAACGAGAAGGTTGCCGCTACAACGTAAACAGGCGACTGATCGAGCAAATGACATAAAAAAACCGCGCGAGGTCGGCTAAGACTCGAGTTACTAATGCACAAGGACGCGGCCCCACGATCGGCGACGGTGCGCCAGGTAACAGTGCGAAAGTGGGTTATTGGTTACCCTAACCTCAATCTCGAGCGTGATCGCACGACGTGGTGTGCTGCCTCCGCCAGTTTCCTTACTCGTCGTGTAGGAGTCCTGCGAGGTAGGAGATCCACGTATTCCGCAACATTCTCGCGCTTCGATCCACGAGCCCGCTTGCGTAATTAAGGGAGTTACACTAAAAATCTGCTAAAAACACAACTCAGTGGCGGAACGTTACTCATACGACAACAAAACGGAATGAAGCGGACTGATCGCAACGCCACCTGCAACAAGCGACTAGAACCAGTGCAACTACAATTTAGctgtgattttattattacctaaaattatgattttgttttttgataTTGATACAGCTTCattattacgaaaaaaaatcaaaattatatgctAATGAATGACACATAtatgttgaaaattttttaagaaattaattgtttacacaaattgtttataaacaattattttgataataataattaatcttattttataccTATGACAAACTTTCAAAATAATCAGGAATCGAAATAACTTCTActgtatttattcttatttagttatttgtttgttatagttatttatttctccatttacttattaatttaatttattcatatttattcatacattcattaatataaaaaattaaaataaagttttaattaagggaatgtataataaataatagagtCTCatgctattatatattacgtaCACTTCTAATATACTTCAGCGGCGCTCTGtctaattaatcaattttatttattaataactcagtaaatattaataatctgaGCCAAAATTGGTAATAAAAACTTAACGTCTTGCCATGTGCCCGAGAGAGAATCAGAAGGAAGGACAACAACTACTGCCGAAGGATCGCTTCCGAACAACTCCTTCTAAATGCGAGGGCACGCAGGTCGTATCGCCCTTTCTTTATCATGTTATTATTTGGTGTGAAGATCTCGATACCGttcgataataattatagttataaatcAAAGAGGGAGAAAGCTTTCTGCACGTGCCGTGCAAAAATTCCTGctagaagaaagaaaagatgGACAATATCCCGTCGGACAAGCTACCAAGCTGAAAGGCGGGACTTGGCTGTTCGGATTCAGGGAAAATTTGTGCCCGAGGAAATCTCGAAGGAAGTCATCAGAAAAGACAAAGCGAATTTGAGTCCCGCGCCAGGATCGACAAGCACGCAACGGCCTCATGTACCTTGCGCGAATCGGGTCACAGGACCGCGACCAATAAGGACGCGATATAATTAGATAAAGTGGAGCACCGGAGCATGTTGCATCAGCACTTGTACCAAAAAGTGCGAGGATACGAGCTCCCACAAGAGAAGTAGCTATCTCCGAAAGACTCGAAGATATTCGAAGGACCCGAAGATCCGAAGAAGCCGTCGATTGCTGAAACAAGCATCAAGATTTTTGTGAAGAAGTTGATGCCAGTTTCGTAATCGTTCAAGACATTTGCTGTACTTGTAAAGTACCATTATCGCGGTATGTGGGAGTATTTATTTACTGATCTGTGTACCTTCCTCACGGCATTTTGTATGATAGTCGAGCACGGAATTTTGACACGTGTTACTTAAATTGCGACGAATTTTTCGTTCCGATTTCGCCGGTTTGCATGCATCTTTTTGGCTAAATTATCAAATGTTGAGAGTTATTATTTGTGAAAGCTTTTACTAAAATTGTCAATCGCGGTGATTGAATTTTTCGATATGAATTAAATCGAATACTTATCCAAGAATGCGGAGTTTCTTGTAACATTTGATATAAAAGTACGTCGCTTAATTACGTATCAAGAATAAGACTGGTTGGTGGTTGTCACCTGTGTGAGAAATAGAATActtcaaaatatatctttagCTTCTATTAACTCTTGAGTTGATATTTCTCTAGCACTCCACGTTTCAACCAAACTCTTCTACCCATGGCTAAGAATAGTCAGCTATCAAAGCCATCAAAGTTTgtgccaaattaaaataaatttcagaatttttaattgcgttGGGGAGTTGAGTATTGAGACAACAGCCCACGGTATCTTCCTCTGTTCAGAATATTGCTGTGAAACTTTTGCCTAAGTTTTATGGACCCTTTTGAATCATGGAAGTTCTCTTTCCCATAGTACACGAGTTAACTT is a genomic window of Monomorium pharaonis isolate MP-MQ-018 chromosome 7, ASM1337386v2, whole genome shotgun sequence containing:
- the LOC105837414 gene encoding polycomb group RING finger protein 3-like isoform X2; amino-acid sequence: MVIIDAMERRIKLKTLNSHITCKICRGYLIDATTVTECLHTFCKSCLVKHLEEKHTCPTCQIVIHQSHPLQYISFDRTMQDIVYKLVPDLQENEIKRERDFYRARGLPCPKDVLPNAGEIEEEKANADAHAESDYHRADEQVNVCLECTNSSLKTLKRRFIRCSAQATITHMKKFIAKKVLNGMEKYRDEHFFAALLHWCI
- the LOC105837414 gene encoding polycomb group RING finger protein 3-like isoform X1, which translates into the protein MVIIDAMERRIKLKTLNSHITCKICRGYLIDATTVTECLHTFCKSCLVKHLEEKHTCPTCQIVIHQSHPLQYISFDRTMQDIVYKLVPDLQENEIKRERDFYRARGLPCPKDVLPNAGEIEEEKANADAHAESDYHRADEQVNVCLECTNSSLKTLKRRFIRCSAQATITHMKKFIAKKVLNGMEKYRDIDILCNNELLGKDHTLKFVYVTRWRFRDPPLRLQYRSHIDMQD